A portion of the Algisphaera agarilytica genome contains these proteins:
- the gcvT gene encoding glycine cleavage system aminomethyltransferase GcvT encodes MALLDTPFKKFHAENGAKLVDFAGWEMPLHYGSIIDEHNHTRNSGSIFDVSHMGRFKITGRHARKFLETVLTRKISNMKTKTCRYALVCNEQGGVKDDVLVYRYDDHWMLVVNASNRTKLLAHFDAVKESGSFAIKLVDITEGTAMLAVQGPEVIEKIGEFSKEIPTLKNYTFALKNLLILKMTVSRTGYTGEDGVEVILGANMAGMAMKLLLKEKGEAAAIKPAGLGARDSLRLEAGMPLYGHELDEETDPLSAGLGFAVSLEKHVTDEDDVEIPRFIGQDALEKINAEGTPKTLVGMKIDGQRTPRQGAEIKRDGQVIGTVTSGCLSPTLGCPIAMAYLQPNTATTGDTVTVAVGSSEAEAELVPLPFYKRGR; translated from the coding sequence TTGGCCCTGCTTGACACCCCGTTCAAAAAATTCCACGCCGAGAACGGCGCGAAGCTCGTTGACTTTGCCGGCTGGGAGATGCCGCTGCACTACGGCTCGATCATCGACGAGCACAACCACACCCGGAACTCCGGCTCGATCTTCGACGTCTCGCACATGGGCCGATTCAAGATCACCGGCCGCCACGCCCGCAAGTTCCTCGAGACCGTGCTCACCCGCAAGATCTCGAACATGAAGACCAAGACCTGCCGCTACGCGCTGGTCTGCAACGAGCAAGGCGGCGTGAAGGACGACGTGCTGGTCTACCGCTACGACGACCACTGGATGCTCGTGGTCAACGCGTCGAACCGCACCAAGCTGCTCGCCCACTTCGATGCGGTGAAAGAATCGGGCAGCTTCGCTATCAAACTCGTAGACATCACCGAAGGCACCGCGATGCTTGCCGTGCAAGGGCCCGAAGTCATCGAAAAGATCGGCGAGTTCTCCAAAGAAATCCCCACCCTCAAGAACTACACCTTCGCCCTGAAGAACCTGCTCATCCTGAAGATGACCGTCAGCCGGACGGGCTACACGGGCGAAGACGGCGTCGAGGTGATCCTCGGCGCGAACATGGCGGGCATGGCGATGAAGCTGCTGCTCAAAGAGAAGGGCGAGGCCGCCGCGATCAAACCCGCGGGCCTGGGTGCCCGCGACTCGCTGCGTCTGGAAGCGGGCATGCCGCTCTACGGCCACGAGCTCGACGAAGAAACCGACCCGCTGAGTGCTGGGCTCGGCTTCGCGGTCTCGCTGGAAAAACACGTCACCGACGAGGACGACGTCGAGATCCCGCGTTTCATCGGCCAGGACGCGTTGGAAAAGATCAACGCCGAGGGCACGCCCAAGACCCTCGTGGGAATGAAGATCGACGGCCAACGCACCCCCCGCCAAGGCGCCGAGATCAAACGCGACGGCCAGGTCATAGGCACGGTCACCAGCGGCTGCCTCTCCCCCACGCTGGGCTGCCCCATCGCGATGGCTTACCTCCAACCCAACACCGCCACCACCGGCGATACCGTGACCGTGGCGGTGGGATCGTCGGAAGCGGAGGCGGAGTTGGTGCCGCTGCCGTTCTACAAGCGCGGACGCTGA